Genomic segment of Luteolibacter sp. Y139:
GCGCCCGGGATTCGGGCGGTAGGATGAAGGCGCGGGAGAAGACCGGGGCGAACGCCATTTTGCGACGGGGAATCGTGGCGGGCGGAGGCTGTTTCACCGACAGGGAAGGGGGCGCTTTGGGAGCGGTTTTCCTTCCCCAATCCTTTCTCCGGAACACGTGAAGGAATGCTCCGCAGCATTTTGCTAATCGTTCGGATACGTTCTCGAAATCTTAATAGATGCAATTCGCAACGTCTGAGTCAGAGATGTCACGAATAGCACCAAAGTCGTACTTCCAAAATCCTGCCAAGCTATCATAGAAGTAATAAGGCAGCGAAAGGTTGTAGCCTTCCGAGATCGCGCCGTTGCCCGTCACCACTGTCGCATTCCGCGCATGAAAACGAACCTGACCGCCGGCCTGGTGCTGGCACTCACCCTTGCTTCCGGCCTATGCGCCGAGGAAGCGTCTCCCGAGATCGCCGGTCTGGAGAAGACCGCCAAGGATTTCGTGGCCGCCTATAACAAGAAGGACGCTGCGGCCCTGGCTGCGCTCTTCACTGAGACAGGCGAAATCACCGATCTCGACGCCACCGACATCACCACCGGCCGAGAGGACATCCAAGCCCGCTATCAAGCCATCTTCGAAGCACCTGATGCTCCCCAGATTTCGATCGATGTGGATTCCGTGCGGCTCGTTGGCAAGGACCTCGCCATCGAGGACGGCACGGTTCACGCCACTCCACCGGGCGACGACGATGTGGCGACGTCGATGGACTACACCGCGGTGCTTCAGAAAGGTGAAGACGGTGCGTGGCGGATCGCCAGCACGCGCGATCGCGAGGACTCTTCCGATGCCGCTGGTCAGCTGGCGGAACTGGCCAAGGCACTGAAGGGCGACTGGACGGCGACCCGCGAGGGCCTGCGGCTCGACATCGCCTTCGGCTGGGATGACTCCGGGAATTTCCTGGTTGGCGAGATGCTCGCGACCGCGGCGGACGCCAAGCCGGTGAAGACGACCATTCGCATCGGCTGGGACCCGTCGCGGAAGACGATCACGTGGTGGAACTTCGATGACGGCGGCGGATTTTCGAAAGGCGACTGGACGCCGGTGGATGACGGCAAGTGGCTGATCCGCACCGAGGGTGTCACGGAGGATGGCGAAGTCACGAGCGCCAACCAGACGCTTACCTTTGATGGGCCGGATGCCTTCGTGTGGGACGCCGGCGAACGGCTTGTGGATGGCGAGAAGCAGCCGGACGTGGAAATGCGAGTCGTCCGGCAGACTCCGGAACCTGGCGCCCAATAAAACCTTCAACCTCCTCAGACCATGAAAGCTTCAATCTTCAATTGGATCGTAGTCGCAATCATCGGCATGTCCTTCATCGCCGCTGATGTCGAGGCGCGTGGCGGCGGACGCGGGGGTGGCGGTGGTGCCCGTGGTGGTGGCGGCGGTGGCCGCAGCATGTCGCGCGGAGGTGGTGGCGGCGGGTTTAGTGGCGGCGCATCCCGCAGCCCGTCTCGCAGCTATAGCGGCGGCGGCTCGCGGAGTACCAGTTCCGCGCGGCGCAGTCCGGCGACGGGCTCGAAGGTCCAGTCGCGGCCTTCCTCTAAGCCGTCAGGTTCCAGCCGTCCTTCAGCGTCGCGGCCGTCGGCTTCCACGCGTCCGTCTACCCGTCCTTCGCCGGGTGGTGGAGGTGCTGGTGGCGCGGGACGCCCTGATGCCGGTGGTGGAGCTGGTTCCCGTCCGGGTGGACCGAATGCCAGCCGGCCGGGAGGGGCAACGAAGCCTTCCACCTTGCCCGGCATGGTGGGTTATCCGAGCAAGCCCGGCGGACCGGGTGGTGCTGGCGGGATCGGAGGAGCCGGTCGTCCTGGTGGACCGGGTGGGCCCGGCGGTCCGGGAGGGGCTGGTCGCCCCGGTGGACCGGGTGGGCCTGGGGGCATTGGCGATGCCGGTCGTCCCGGAGGTCCAGGTGGTCCTGGAGGAGCGGGCCGTCCCGGTGGGCCGGGTGGTCCCGGAGGACCGGGGGGCGTTGGCCGACCCGGAGGTCCAGGCGGACCTGGAGGTGTCGGACGTCCCGGTGGACCCGGTGGCGTGGGACGCCCCGGCGGCATCGGTGGCGTGGGCCGTCCCGGTGGCATTGGTGGTCTCGGCGGCGTCGGGGTTGCCGGTGGCATTGGAGGCCTCGGCGGGGTTGGTGGAATTGGTCGACCTGGTGGTATCGGCGGAGTTGGCGGCGTCGGTGGAATCGGCGGCGGCTGGGATGGTAACAAGTGGGGGGGTAACAGTGGTATTTGGGGAAATGGCAACAATTTCACCAATATCAACATCGATAATAACTTCCGGCATAACAATAATTTCGCCGGTGGTCCGGGGCATTGGGGCGGTCACCCGTGGTGGGGCGCCGGTCATTGCCACGGCTGGCATCACGGCCACTGGGGCTGTGGCTGGAACAGTGGCTACTGGCACAGCAACTGGTGGTGGGATGATGATGACGACTTCGGCCAGGGCTTCATGTGGGGCATCGCGGCCTGGAGCCTGGGCAGCATGATCTACAACACGGGCTACCAATCGTACAGCAACCCGTATCCTGCCCCGCCGGTGCAGAACTCGACGGTGGTCTATACCCAGCCGATGTCGGTCACGGCCGCGGCCAATCCGCCGGGCGATGAGAAGACGGTGGCTGCTGCCGACACCAAGGCGGAAGATGACATGGATGTCTCCCGTGCCGCCTTCAAGAACGGCGACTACACCGCCGCGCTGAGATCCGCCGATGAGGCGATCGCGGCCACGCCGAGCGATGTGAGCCTCCACGAGTATCGCGCGCTGTGCTTCTTCGCGCTCGGGAAATATGCGGACGCCGCCGGCGTGCTGAATCCGGTGCTGGCCTCCGGTCCGGGCTGGAGCTGGGACACGATGGTGGGCTTCTACGGTAGCTCCAGTAGCTACGAACAGCAGCTGCGCAAGCTGGAAGCATGGGTGAAGGCCAGCCCCGACAAGGCGGAAGGTCACTTCCTGCTCGGCTACCACTACCTCGTGTGCGGGCACATGGAGAAGTCCTACGAGCAATTCGACCAGACCGCGAAGCTGCAGCCGGCCGATGGCATCGCCCGCCAGCTCCGCGACCTGACGAAGAACTCGCTGCCTGACGACGGCGAGTCGGACGCGGCCCGTCCGCCGAAGCCGGATCCGATTCCGAAGGAAAAGCTGACCGGCACGTGGACCTCGGACGCGTCCGGCGGCAAGATCACCTTCAAGCTGCAGGATGACGGCAACTTCGTCTGGAGCTTCGCCGGCAAGGAACAGAACTCCGAGATGAAGGGGACCTGGGGTCTCAACGACAAGGGCCTGCTGGTGATGAACGCCGAGGGCTCGCAGATGGTCACCGCCGTCTCCCTCGAGGGCGAGAAGTCCATGAAGTTCGTCATCGTCGGTGGTCCGACGGGTGACCAGGGCCTCACCTTCAACAAAGGCTAATCCATTCCCATCGGGCCGGGGCGGTGATGTTGCCGCCCCGGCCTGCATTTTCCCCTCCTACCTATGAAATCGTTCCTCGCCATTATTCTAACAGCTCTGATCCCGCTTTCAGGATTGCTGACAAGCTGTGCCTCGATGGGTGCTTCCAGCACTGAGCCACTTTTGTCCGCTGCGGGCTTCCACGTGAAGACTCCGGAGACCTCGGCCCAGAAGGCCATCTACGCCGAACTCCCGCCGTACAAGGTGCAGCGGGGAACCCATCAGGGGAAAGTCTTCTACGCTTACAAGAACGAGAAAGAAGGCGTGGCCTATGTGGGCGGCGAGGCGGAATACCAGAAATACCAGAAGCTTGCCGTGGAGCGGAGCATCGCCCGCCACCAGTATGAGGCGGCGCAAATGAACCAGTCGCTGTCCTATCGCTGGTACGGTGCCTATCCGGGGTATTACGGGCGCTACTATTAATCAATCAATCTGCCGAGATCGAGAGCTCCGAGAATCCCTTCCCCATGTCGCCATGAACGGAACCACCATTCACCTCGTCGATGACGATGCCGGCCTGCGCAAGGCCATCTCCCGCCTCTTATGGGCGGAAGGATACGATGTACGGGCCTTTGCCAGCGCCGCCGAATTCCTCGACGCTTGTCACACGGGGGAGATCGAATGCTTGCTGTTAGATGTATCGATGCCGGATCTCGATGGTCTCGAGCTCCAGCGCCGGCTCGTGCGCTCCGGAGCTACGGTGCCGATCGTATTTCTCACCGGGCACGGCGACATCCCGATGTCGGTGCGTGCGGTGAAGGCGGGGGCGGTGGACTTTCTCACCAAACCGGTGGACGGATACGAGCTGCTGGAAGCGGTCAGGGCGGCGCTTGTCCAATCGGGCGTGGACCGCAACGACCGTGAAGAGACTTCCCGGATTGCCGGCCGCTTCAGCCGGCTCACGCCGCGGGAGCGCGAGGTGCTGGAAGGGGTGGTCGCCGGCAAGCCGAACAAGATTATCGCCGCCGAACTCGGAACCTGCGAGCAGACGGTGAAGGTCCACCGGGGCCGTGTGATGGAGAAAATGGGGGCGGAGTCGCTGGCGGACCTGGTGCGCGCGGCTGACCGGATCGGTGCCCTGAAGAAGCTGGCGGTCTGCAAGGCGGGATGAAGTTTTGCGTGTATGCCCTGACCATCGCCGCCGGTGGAGCGGCGATGGGGCGGGATTTGAATGGCTTGGCCTCGCGTGGCAGTGCCGGTGGGGCGGGGGATAGTGAGGGGAATAGTACCATGGTCTAATGGAACCGTGCGCTGAATTGCGATGGTATGTCCGTGTGAACCGCCTTCCTGTGATCGCCGTCCTCGATGACGAGCCGAAGCTGCGGAAGGCATTGCGCCGGCTGCTGGTCGCGCATGGATTCGCGGTGGTCACTTTCGAGCGGGGCGAGGATGTGGTTGCTGCTCTGACGGCACAGCCGCTGGATTGCCTGCTCCTGGATCTCCACATGGAAGCGACGAATGGCTTCGACGTGTTGGAGGCCATGGCCGACCGCGGGCTGACCACCCCGGTGATAGTCATCACCGGTCACGGCGAACCCGACACCGCCGAGCGCGTGATGACGATGGGTGCCGCCTCTTATCTCAACAAGCCGGTCGATGAATCGGCGCTGCTCGCTGCCATCGGCGATGCGATTGGAACCCGCTCTACCCCTTGGAATTCTCACCCATGAAAGGACGTTTCGCTGTTGCTTCCCTTGTTTGTGCCCATTTGCTGTTAGGTTCGCTGTCGCTGCTGAATACCGGTTGCACCGGCTATGCCGACGTATCGGAGCGTGATCCTGAGTTGCTTTCGATCCGGTCGACCTCGGGGCCCTTGGCTGAGGCGGGACGGAAGATCAGCGTGGCGCTGAAGGCCGAGAAGAAGAACCCGGCGGCGGCAGTCGGCGACCTGCTGGTGGCGGCGCGTCACGCGGCGGAACAGCTCCAGAAGGTTCCCGGCGACACGGAGGCGCAGACGACGTACAACTATGCGGTTTCCCGCGTCTTCGAGGTGCTCAAGGAGTCATCGCTCGATCCATGGACGAGGCCGCTCACCGTTCCCACGCCGGAGGGCGAGATCGTGCTGACCCACAAGCCCGACCCCCGGCCGGGCTGGAAGCCGGAACTCTTTGACTTCACTCCGGCGGATCGTATCGACCTGAAGGGGAGCTACGTGAAGAATCGTACCACGCGCCCGGGCATCGGTGCGCCGCTGGTGGCAAGAGGGAAAGGCGTGAACGAGCGGATGAAGCAGGACTTCACCATTCCGCGCATTTATTACGGGGTGACGGCTGTTGTTCGTTTCGAGGGCAAAAAGGCCGTGGTTTCCTTTGAGGATCCGCTGGCGGTGGAAAAGGTCAATTTCGCCGGGCACGAGCAGACCCTGGCGGCGGATTTCACCGTGCCGCTCGCGGTGATGCTTGCCAGCACCAAGCCGCGGAAGTTCGAGATCATGCGGATGCTGAAGCCGGCAGAGTATGCCGAGACGGCCCGGATCGCGCGGCTTCAGCCCTATGACCCGGACAAGACCGTGGTGCTGGTCATTCACGGGCTGATGGACTCGGAGGCGACCTGGACTCCGATGATCAATACCCTCCGTGGCGACCCAGAGATCCGGAAGAACTTCCAATTCTGGTTCTACAGCTATCCGAGCGGCTATCCCTATCCCTACTCTGCGGTACTGCTGCGGAAGGAACTGGATGCGATCCAACAGCGCTACCCGCTCAAGAAGAAGATGGTCTTGATCGGCCACAGCATGGGCGGGTGCATCAGCCGACTTCTGATCACGGATACCGGAGACCAGCTCTGGAAGGACTTGTTCAAGAAGGCACCGGCAGACACCCATCTCTCGGAGGAAAGCAGGAAGCTCTTCAGCGACGCAGTGATTTTCAAGCACCGCCTGGAAGTGGGCCGGGTCATCTTCGTGGCCGCGCCGCTCAAGGGGAGCAATCTGGCCAGCGGTCGTCTGGTTCGCTGGGCATCCGGGCTCATCAAGTCGCCCGTGACGCTTTTGAAAGCGGGTAGCGAGGCGCTCCAGTCCACGACCTTCGACGAAGGGGATTTGAAGTTGACGCGCATTCCCAGCAGCGTCGATACGCTCACGCCTAACAACCGCTTCGTGAAGGCGATCAACCGGGTGCCGATCACGCCGGGCATCCCCTACCACACGATCATCGGCGACCGCGGAAAAGGGGACAGTCCCAACTCCAGCGATGGCGTGGTTCCCTACTGGAGCTCGCACATGGACGGAGGTGTCTCGGAAAAGATCGTCCCATCCGGTCACAGCGCCCACCAGAACGACGAGGCGATCGCGGAGGTCCGCCGCATCCTGCTGCTCCACCGCGGCCTCTGAGTGGGGCGCATTCATCCACTATACCATCTCCAACCCCAATAGAACAGAACCATGAAACGCATCCTCCATTCGCTGAAGGCCGCCGCCGGCCTCATTCTCGCGAGCATGACGCTGAGCCAGTGTGCCACCGGGCCGACCTCCTCGGGGGCCAGTGCTTCGCAGATCTCGTCCGATTCGCGCGTTGCCTTGAGGCAGCTGTATGCCTCGAATCCGAAGGCGCGGCAGCTCGGATCGCATGCCAAGGGGATCCTTGTCTTCCCGAGCATTGCCAAGGGCGGCTTTATCGTTGGCGGCATGGGTGGCAATGGTGCGTTGATCCGTCCCGACGGTAGCATTCAGGACTACTACCAGACCGGCGGCCTTTCCTATGGCCTGCAGGCGGGGGTGCAGAAGTATGGCTATGCCCTCTTCCTGATGGATCGCGAGGCCTTCGCGAACATCAACCGGGCGGACGGCTGGGAAGTCGGCAGCAGCCCGAGCCTGACGGTGGTCGACAAGGGGATGGCCAGTTCGCTTTCCACGACGACCATCGACAAGGGCACCTATGCCTTCTTCTTCAATCAGACCGGCCTGATGGGCGGCCTGGGCCTGCAGGGCTCCAAGATCACCCGCATCCATCCCGGCCGCTAACGGCCCGGATGCGGGCGACGCATGCCGGAACGGGAAGCCCGGCATGCGTCGAGTCCTGCAAGCAAGCTTCCCTCATTGCACCAAGGTGCAATGGCCCTGCGCTGCGGGCTTTGGCAGCGTCGACGACGGAGATTTTTACTTAATGACAACAGATCCTTTCATGACCTCATCCCGATCCATTCTTCGTGGCACGCTGATCGCCGGTGCCTGTGCTTCCTTCGGCTTGCTCGCTTCCTGCGGCAGTTCCGGTGGCAACAGCAGCGGGCGCGGTGCCTTCCTCGATAAAACCACAGCGACGCCGGAGTTCCAGAGAACCGATGTCCAACAGCGATACTCCTCGGTCTATGTCGCGCCGGTCGATATCTCGCGGCTGGCGAAGCAGGATTGGTGGCAGAACCAGAACGCACGGATGAAGTCGGACGTGCTGGCGAAGGACGCGCGGAAGCTCGGCAAGAAGCTGGAGGACTCGCTCAAGCGCGAAATTCTCGCTTATCCGGGCAACCGGCTGAGCATTGCCTCGCACCCGGGGCCGAAGACGCTGACGATCGAAACCGCGATCACCGAACTGGTGCCGTCCAAGGCTTATTGGAATGCCGGGGCGACTGCTGCCGGTTTCGTCGTCCCCGGGGCGGGCCTGCTCAGCGCTGCCGGCAGTGGCAGCATCGCGGTCGCGGGCCGGGCCAAGGATAGCAACGGCACGGTGGCGACCTTTTCCGACCGCCGCAGCGATCCACTCTCGCCGATCAACATGAGAGGCTACCAGTGGTACGGCGGCGCGGAGAAGAACATCGAGATCTGGGCGAAGAAGGGATCCGAATTCCTTCATGCTCCGCCAGGATCGACCGTCAAGCGTGCGTCTTCTGTGACGCTCAATCCCCTATAACAATCCATTCAGTGAACCCATGAAACGGACTTTCGTCTTCCTCTACCTCATGGCCGCCGGATTTGCGGTAGCCCAGGATACCGCTACCGCCGACCTTGAAGAGCGCCGGCAATCGGTGGTGACCCTCAAACAACACCTTGCCATGCGCGAAGAACGCCTCGCCGAGGTGGCCGCGGAGATCCGCCAGCGCGGGGAGGCGACGGACAAGAAGATCGGGCGGATCGTGGACATGCTCACGAGCCTGAAGGATTCGCAGTCGTCCAAGCGGCGCGTGGCCGACGTGAAGGGAGAGGCGATCGCCGGGCTCAAGCGGATGCTGGATGTGTACAAACGCGAGCGGAATGCGATCGTCCAGAAGATCAGGAGCGACAACTCCGCACCCGCGGAGGCGCTGATGAAGGACATGGAGGCGATCGACAAGCTCTCCGAGAAGCGGGTGGGTCAGATCGTGGATCTGGTGAAGTCGATGCCCGGTGGCGAAGACATCTCGAAGTATGAGCGGGACGGCAGCTACGAGTACAACGGCGTGGCCTACGAGAACAGCCGCATCAGCGAGGAGTGGCGGCAAAACCGCCGCGACAAGGTGGAGACCGAGAAGCAGCGCAACGAGGCCCAGGAGGCACTCAAGAAGGCCATCGATGATCTTGAACGTCGGCAGGCAACCCTCAAGTCCCAGCTTGCCGACGGGAAGCTGAACGAGACGGAGAAAGAACTCTATGAGCAGGAACTCGGTCATGTGAGCTCGCTGGTGGATGTCCGCAAGTCGCAGCTGCTGGCGGTGGCGGCGCCTTCCGCCGCGGGCACGAATGCCGCGTCGAAAGGAGAGGCGGACGACCTGACGCAGCTATTCCAGGATGCGCGGAAGGACATCGCCGAGGACTTTGCCAAGACCGTGCGCCTGTATCACTCCGCGGCCGCCGAGCGGGAAAAGATTCACGAGGTGAAGGAGAACTTGGCCGCACGCGAGAAGTGGCTCCAGGAGAACGATCCCGAAGCGAAGAAGAAGGAGAAGAGCGAATAACCTAACATTGCTGCTGCCATGAGCCTTGCCAACCGGCTTTCGAATCACTTCAGCGCCTGCCGACTCGTCAGCCTGGCGAAGGTCAAGGGGGCATCGGAGTTTCCCAATCGCGATTCCCGCGGGCCCTACGTCATCATGCAGCACGGCTACGAGCCGGGCGACGCGACGATGACGGGGGCCGACTACATCCTCGGCCGCTCCGGGGCGTGGCTGGGCACTCACTGGTTCATTCGCATGCCGGTGCCGGAGCGCCGGAAGGAATTCCTTTTCAGCACGGTGGCGGAGGTGATGGAGATGATGGAGAACCTTACCAGCAAGGTGGAGGTGATCCGCGACAAGCCTGACAATGTTTCCGGGGATGCTCCGGCGGACGAGGAAATGCAGAAGGCGCTCACCGAATCCTGAATTACCCTGTCTGCGATGAAATACAACCTGGACCCCGACCGGAAGATCTGCCTCGACGTGAACGACAAGGATACCGTGGAATTCAAGCTCCGCGATATCCTGGTCCCGCCCGACACGAAGATCTCGTTGAAGAAGGATTATGATCCGGATTTTACGGGAGGTTTTGAGGACAAGGCCGGCGCGCTGGAGCGCGTCGCCTCAAACGTGCAGCGCCTTTCCGAACTTCAAGAGAAGCTCTACGCGCAGGACGTCTATGGCATCCTGATCATCTTCCAGGCGATCGATGCGGCGGGGAAGGACGGGGCGATCCGCCATGTGATGTCGGGGGTGAATCCGCAGGGATGCAGTGTCACCAGCTTCAAGGCACCCTCGTCCGAGGATCTGGACCACGACTACCTGTGGCGCGCCACGAAGGCACTGCCGGCCCGCGGGATGATCGGGATCTTCAATCGCTCCTACTACGAGGAAGTGCTCGCGGTGAAGGTGCATCCCGAGTTTCTCGCCAAGCAGAACCTGCCCGGCAAGCCCGGTGGCAAGGCCTTCTGGGAACGCCGCTACAAGGAGATCAACCGCTTCGAGAAATATCTCACCAGCAACGGCATCATCCCGATCAAGTTCTTCCTCAATCTTTCGAGGAAGGAGCAGAAGAAGCGATTTCTCGCCCGGATCGATGAGCCGAAGAAGAATTGGAAATTCTCCGTGGCGGATTTCAAAGAGCGGGAGCGGTGGGATGATTACCAACAGGCCTTCGAGGACATGCTGAACCATACCAGCACCGAGCAAGCGCCGTGGTTCGTGATCCCCTCCGATAACAAGTGGTTCGCGCGGCTCGCGATCTCCGAGTCGATTTGCACCGTGCTGGAACGCCTCAAGCTCAAGTTCCCGGACATCGGCGATGAGCGCCGCGCCGAACTCCAGCGGATCCGCGAAGAGCTGCTGAAAGACTGATTCAAATTTTCACTCCAATGGATCGCCCTACCTCCAGTCGTCCCGGTCTTTTGGGAAGCCTCTTGCTTCTCGCCGCGGTGATGCCTCTCTCTTCCTGCAAGAAGGATGAAGCCGCAGCCTCTGCAGCGCCGCCACCCGCCGTTCTTACAGCACCTGCGACCAGTCGCAGCGTGAACATTGTCCGGACCTGGACCGGTGCGCTCGATGGTTCGAAGAACGTCGATATCCGGCCGCGGGTTTCCGGTTACCTGCTCTCGCGGGGCTACGAGGAGGGCAAGACGGTGAAGAAGGGGGATGTCCTGTTTACCATCGATCCCCGTCCACTCGAGGCAGAGCTGCAACAGGTGGAAGCGGATCATTTGATGGCCGTGGCCCAACAGACGAAGGCCGAGCAGGACGTCGCTCGCTATCGCCCGCTGGCTGAGAAAAACGCGATCAGCCGTGAGGATCTCGAACACGCGATCCAATCCCAGGAAGCGGCCAATGCCAAGGTCGCGGCGGCGCTGGCGGTGATCGCACAGGCGAAGCTGAATCTCGGGTTCACGAAAATTGTCAGCGAGATCGACGGGGTGGCAGGCTTCGCCAATCGTGAGATCGGTGACTTGGTCGGGCCGCTTGATTCGAAGGCGCTGACCACCGTTTCGACGGTGGATCCGATCAAGGTCAGCTTCCAAGTGAGTGAGCAAGAATACCTGGCGGCGAAGCGCAAGCGGGAGCAAGACGGCAAACCTGCCGTGGATGTGCCGGATGTTCCGGTTGGCCTTACCTTGGCCGATGGGCACCGGCATTCGCAGCCCGGGAAGATGTTCAGCATCAGCCGCGAGGTGAACAACCAGACGGGCACCTTTGAGATCACCGCTCATTTCCCCAATCCGGGGAATGTCCTGCGCCCCGGCCAGTTCGCCCGTGTCGATGCGATCCTCGGCACCATCGATGCCGTGCTCGTCCCGCAGCGGGCGGTGATGGAGGTTCAAGGCTCTTATCAGATTGCGGTGGTCACCGATGGCAAGGTGGAGATCCGGCCGGTGAAGGTCGGACAGCGCGAAGGCAGCGAATGGGTCATCGAGTCCGGCTTGAAGGCCGGCGAGACGGTCATCGTGGAAGGCGTCTCGAAAGTGCGCAGCGGCATGCCGGTGGTGGCCAGCCCATGGACGCCGCCAGCCACCGGAGACCAGCCCAAACCAGAAGGGAAATAAGCGCGCATGGCCTCCTTTTTCATCAATCGCCCGATCGTCGCGATGGTCATCTCCATCCTGATGACGATCATCGGGATCGTTACCTATTTCCGTCTGCCGGTTGCGCAGTTCCCGGACATCGTGCCGCCGGAAATCCAGGTGAAGACCACCTATACCGGTGCCGACGCCCTGACCGTGGAGCAATCGGTGGCCACGCCGATCGAGCAGCAGATGAGCGGGGTGGACAACATGAACTACATGCAGTCCGTCAACGGAAACGACGGCACGCTCAAGCTCACGGTCAATTTCGAGGTCGGTACTGACGTCAACCAGGACCAGATCCTCTCACAGATGCGCTCGAACCAGGCGTCCTCGCAGCTTCCGCAGGACGTCAACAAGTTCGGCGTGACGGTGCAGAAGTCGACGTCCTCGCCGCTGATCATGTTCGCGCTGTTCTCGCCGAAGGGGAGCTACGACAACGTCTTCCTGGCGAACTACGCCAACATCAACCTGAATGACGAGTTCACCCGAGTGAAGGGTATCGCGAGCGTGACCGTCTTTGGCGCGGGCCAGTATGCGATGCGGATCTGGGTGAAGCCAGACCAGCTCGCGAAGCTGGGCGTGACCATTCCGGAAATTCTCACTGCGGTGCAGACCCAGAACGCGGTGAATCCCGCGGGCACCATCGGTGGCGAACCGATCCCGAAGGGGCAGGAGTTCACCTATGCGGTGCGTGCGCAGGGGCGCCTCGAGACTCCTGAGCAATTCGGCGAGATCATCGTGCGGGCCAATACGGATGGCTCGATGCTGCGGGTGAAGGATGTAGCGCGCATCGAACTCGGCGCGCAGAACTACGCGATCAACGGACGCCTCAATGGCAAGCCTG
This window contains:
- a CDS encoding lipid-binding SYLF domain-containing protein gives rise to the protein MKRILHSLKAAAGLILASMTLSQCATGPTSSGASASQISSDSRVALRQLYASNPKARQLGSHAKGILVFPSIAKGGFIVGGMGGNGALIRPDGSIQDYYQTGGLSYGLQAGVQKYGYALFLMDREAFANINRADGWEVGSSPSLTVVDKGMASSLSTTTIDKGTYAFFFNQTGLMGGLGLQGSKITRIHPGR
- a CDS encoding tetratricopeptide repeat protein; the protein is MKASIFNWIVVAIIGMSFIAADVEARGGGRGGGGGARGGGGGGRSMSRGGGGGGFSGGASRSPSRSYSGGGSRSTSSARRSPATGSKVQSRPSSKPSGSSRPSASRPSASTRPSTRPSPGGGGAGGAGRPDAGGGAGSRPGGPNASRPGGATKPSTLPGMVGYPSKPGGPGGAGGIGGAGRPGGPGGPGGPGGAGRPGGPGGPGGIGDAGRPGGPGGPGGAGRPGGPGGPGGPGGVGRPGGPGGPGGVGRPGGPGGVGRPGGIGGVGRPGGIGGLGGVGVAGGIGGLGGVGGIGRPGGIGGVGGVGGIGGGWDGNKWGGNSGIWGNGNNFTNINIDNNFRHNNNFAGGPGHWGGHPWWGAGHCHGWHHGHWGCGWNSGYWHSNWWWDDDDDFGQGFMWGIAAWSLGSMIYNTGYQSYSNPYPAPPVQNSTVVYTQPMSVTAAANPPGDEKTVAAADTKAEDDMDVSRAAFKNGDYTAALRSADEAIAATPSDVSLHEYRALCFFALGKYADAAGVLNPVLASGPGWSWDTMVGFYGSSSSYEQQLRKLEAWVKASPDKAEGHFLLGYHYLVCGHMEKSYEQFDQTAKLQPADGIARQLRDLTKNSLPDDGESDAARPPKPDPIPKEKLTGTWTSDASGGKITFKLQDDGNFVWSFAGKEQNSEMKGTWGLNDKGLLVMNAEGSQMVTAVSLEGEKSMKFVIVGGPTGDQGLTFNKG
- a CDS encoding response regulator transcription factor; its protein translation is MNRLPVIAVLDDEPKLRKALRRLLVAHGFAVVTFERGEDVVAALTAQPLDCLLLDLHMEATNGFDVLEAMADRGLTTPVIVITGHGEPDTAERVMTMGAASYLNKPVDESALLAAIGDAIGTRSTPWNSHP
- a CDS encoding alpha/beta fold hydrolase, with amino-acid sequence MKGRFAVASLVCAHLLLGSLSLLNTGCTGYADVSERDPELLSIRSTSGPLAEAGRKISVALKAEKKNPAAAVGDLLVAARHAAEQLQKVPGDTEAQTTYNYAVSRVFEVLKESSLDPWTRPLTVPTPEGEIVLTHKPDPRPGWKPELFDFTPADRIDLKGSYVKNRTTRPGIGAPLVARGKGVNERMKQDFTIPRIYYGVTAVVRFEGKKAVVSFEDPLAVEKVNFAGHEQTLAADFTVPLAVMLASTKPRKFEIMRMLKPAEYAETARIARLQPYDPDKTVVLVIHGLMDSEATWTPMINTLRGDPEIRKNFQFWFYSYPSGYPYPYSAVLLRKELDAIQQRYPLKKKMVLIGHSMGGCISRLLITDTGDQLWKDLFKKAPADTHLSEESRKLFSDAVIFKHRLEVGRVIFVAAPLKGSNLASGRLVRWASGLIKSPVTLLKAGSEALQSTTFDEGDLKLTRIPSSVDTLTPNNRFVKAINRVPITPGIPYHTIIGDRGKGDSPNSSDGVVPYWSSHMDGGVSEKIVPSGHSAHQNDEAIAEVRRILLLHRGL
- a CDS encoding polyphosphate kinase 2 family protein — translated: MKYNLDPDRKICLDVNDKDTVEFKLRDILVPPDTKISLKKDYDPDFTGGFEDKAGALERVASNVQRLSELQEKLYAQDVYGILIIFQAIDAAGKDGAIRHVMSGVNPQGCSVTSFKAPSSEDLDHDYLWRATKALPARGMIGIFNRSYYEEVLAVKVHPEFLAKQNLPGKPGGKAFWERRYKEINRFEKYLTSNGIIPIKFFLNLSRKEQKKRFLARIDEPKKNWKFSVADFKERERWDDYQQAFEDMLNHTSTEQAPWFVIPSDNKWFARLAISESICTVLERLKLKFPDIGDERRAELQRIREELLKD
- a CDS encoding DUF3313 family protein, with the protein product MTSSRSILRGTLIAGACASFGLLASCGSSGGNSSGRGAFLDKTTATPEFQRTDVQQRYSSVYVAPVDISRLAKQDWWQNQNARMKSDVLAKDARKLGKKLEDSLKREILAYPGNRLSIASHPGPKTLTIETAITELVPSKAYWNAGATAAGFVVPGAGLLSAAGSGSIAVAGRAKDSNGTVATFSDRRSDPLSPINMRGYQWYGGAEKNIEIWAKKGSEFLHAPPGSTVKRASSVTLNPL
- a CDS encoding YybH family protein codes for the protein MKTNLTAGLVLALTLASGLCAEEASPEIAGLEKTAKDFVAAYNKKDAAALAALFTETGEITDLDATDITTGREDIQARYQAIFEAPDAPQISIDVDSVRLVGKDLAIEDGTVHATPPGDDDVATSMDYTAVLQKGEDGAWRIASTRDREDSSDAAGQLAELAKALKGDWTATREGLRLDIAFGWDDSGNFLVGEMLATAADAKPVKTTIRIGWDPSRKTITWWNFDDGGGFSKGDWTPVDDGKWLIRTEGVTEDGEVTSANQTLTFDGPDAFVWDAGERLVDGEKQPDVEMRVVRQTPEPGAQ
- a CDS encoding response regulator transcription factor, whose translation is MNGTTIHLVDDDAGLRKAISRLLWAEGYDVRAFASAAEFLDACHTGEIECLLLDVSMPDLDGLELQRRLVRSGATVPIVFLTGHGDIPMSVRAVKAGAVDFLTKPVDGYELLEAVRAALVQSGVDRNDREETSRIAGRFSRLTPREREVLEGVVAGKPNKIIAAELGTCEQTVKVHRGRVMEKMGAESLADLVRAADRIGALKKLAVCKAG